The Eurosta solidaginis isolate ZX-2024a chromosome 4, ASM4086904v1, whole genome shotgun sequence genome includes a window with the following:
- the LOC137251129 gene encoding tether containing UBX domain for GLUT4: protein MEGKVTVLTPNNRRQNVKVTPNTTILQILEEVCQKHDLDSNEYCLKHHNKEIGLTQIFRFSGLPNNCLLEMAQTERKRTESNVDICVQLEDGSRVQGQFKPSYNLWQVVEQLSAKALESYSSPVVIYMRQEIIGKEHMEKTTLKSLGIFEGRAMVRVIDKTAEDLKSQANVYIQPTVKEKPMQEDDEKPKSTQKNATKKSGGGGGGFAITKDLVQELKKSASDVPVEEVPTDSAAHEEIRKENVPETPKYDWGSGTGYSIQGSNHKHNSTTELDNKAEMDEMEIEPEVNYIGERNAVLYSLDDTQTLAEELPDSFFDLTVDDLRLVLRDLKKASRGDEDAPLLTERLRQLESEKTKLNKISQYKTCVIRIQFPDRLVLQGVFKPIDKIVDVANFVRKFLHNENAKFDLFTITPKYVPPEDKTLLELDFVPTAVLHFEYQDKEKENAKVDTSMESTLYLKLNLKEKLTTVEGAFYAANKMRVTRLKAINIDSVHQGSDFALHGQVEQPRSPQTDTSMGAIPKRQRNENLHQRV from the exons atggaGGGTAAAGTTACTGTATTAACACCAAATAATCGCAGACAAAATGTCAAAGTTACTCCAAATACCACAATACTCCAG aTTTTAGAAGAAGTATGCCAAAAGCATGATTTGGATAGCAATGAATATTGTCTGAAGCATCATAACAAAGAAATTGGACTCACACAAATTTTTCGCTTTAGTGGTCTACCCAACAATTGCCTTTTGGAAATGGCGCAAACCGAACGTAAACGAACCGAATCAAACGTTGATATCTGTGTGCAATTGGAAGATGGTTCACGTGTACAAGGTCAATTCAAACCCAGTTATAACCTTTGGCAAGTTGTTGAGCAACTTAGCGCCAAAGCATTAGAAAGTTATTCTAGTCCAGTTGTTATTTACATGCGCCAAGAAATTATTGGCAAGGAGCATATGGAAAAGACGACATTAAAGTCATTGGGTATATTTGAAGGCCGAGCAATGGTACGGGTTATTGATAAAACAGCAGAAGACTTAAAGTC gcaaGCGAATGTTTACATACAACCAACCGTGAAGGAAAAGCCAATGCAAGAAGACGACGAAAAGCCAAAATCAACGCAAAAAAATGCTACCAAGAAAagtggcggtggtggtggtggttttgCTATAACTAAAGATTTAGTACAAGAGCTTAAGAAATCAGCATCTGATGTGCCAGTCGAAGAGGTTCCTACGGATAGTGCTGCTCATGAAGAAATTAGAAAGGAGAATGTACCTGAAACGCCCAAATATGATTGGGGCTCAGGTACTGGCTATTCCATACAAGGTTCAAATCATAAGCATAACTCTACTACGGAACTTGATAATAAAGCCGAAATGGATGAAATGGAAATAGAACCCGAAGTAAattat aTTGGTGAAAGAAATGCTGTACTTTACTCATTAGACGACACACAAACTCTAGCTGAAGAGCTGCCAGATTCATTTTTCGATTTAACAGTCGatgatctgagattagtgctgcGTGATTTGAAAAAGGCATCGAGAGGTGACGAAGATGCTCCCTTACTCACAGAGCGTTTGCGCCAATTAGAAAGCGAAAAAACTAAGCTTAACAAAATTTCGCAATATAAAACGTGTGTGATACGAATACAATTTCCAGATAGACTTGTATTACAGGGCGTTTTTAAACCAATCGATAAAATCGTTGATGTAGCTAATTTTGTGCGTAAATTCTTGCATAATGAAAATGCCAAATTTGATTTGT tTACTATAACACCGAAATATGTGCCGCCTGAGGATAAAACGCTTTTAGAATTGGATTTCGTGCCTACTGCAGTTTTACATTTcgaataccaagataaagagaaagaaaaTGCCAAGGTTGACACGTCGATGGAGTCAACGCTATACTTAAAATTAAACCTAAAGGAAAAATTAACCACTGTGGAGGGCGCGTTTTATGCAGCCAATAAAATGCG tgtaACGCGTCTGAAGGCCATCAATATCGACAGCGTACATCAAGGTAGTGATTTTGCATTACATGGTCAGGTAGAACAGCCTAGATCCCCTCAGACAGACACATCGATGGGTGCCATACCGAAAAGGCAGCGTAATGAGAATCTGCATCAAAGGGTTTGA